In a single window of the Nicotiana tomentosiformis chromosome 8, ASM39032v3, whole genome shotgun sequence genome:
- the LOC138897601 gene encoding uncharacterized protein — MGKTTEEALQLLNEISENVIQWPSERVIIKKAATVNQVDALNTLTQQIIFWLKSLNLFSYTPYPFGNPMPQKHPGFQWSNSNDAENSQSFQKQQVQGPSGYQNQNRGQPNYIPYQPAGSYQQRRQQAHSSLDDLLYKYIKKKFKVPCQAIQRKIQRSTLRSSPYGQILKQIHINIPFIDILLQMPSYAKFLKEILSSKRNLEEVSVVMLTEKCSDILQNKLPQKLGDPGSFIIPCTLGGVYFERSLCDSGASINLMPFSIFRKLNLGEMKDIGVSLQFADQSTKKPKRIIENVLVRVDKFVFPIDFIILEMKKFPDEPIILGRPFLATGDETSSPCFLIDMINYLTYEFKDDQLILDSMERCLSKSGTIQDDDPIIRREAEILENNSEDVVQPEQVQPKIELKVLPSHLKYVYLEEELFPVIISFSLTAGQEEKLIEVLKAHKGALGVDYRRYQRD; from the exons ATGGGAAAAACCACGGAGGAAGCATTACAATTATTGAACGAGATTTCTGAGAATGTCATCCAATGGCCATCTGAGCGTGTAATCATCAAGAAGGCTGCTACGGTAAATCAGGTTGATGCTTTAAATACACTAACACAACAAATTATTTTTTGGCtcaaaagtttgaatcttttCAG TTATACACCGTACCCTTTTGGGAATCCAATGCCACAAAAGCATCCAGGATTTCAATGGAGCAATTCAAATGATGCAGAGAACTCTCAAAGCTTCCAAAAGCAACAAGTACAAGGTCCATCGGGATACCAGAATCAGAACCGTGGGCAACCAAACTACATACCTTATCAACCAGCAGGGTCATATCAGCAAAGGCGTCAACAAGCTCATTCAAGTCTTGATGACCTTTTGTATAAGTACATTAAG AAAAAATTCAAGGTCCCTTGCCAAGCAATACAGAGAAAAATCCAAAGGAGTACCTTAAGGTCATCACCTTACGGTCAG attttaaaacAAATTCACATTAATATTcctttcattgatattttgttgCAAATGCCTTCGTATGCCAAATTCCTAAAAGAAATTTTGTCAAGTAAAAGGAATTTGGAAGAAGTTTCTGTGGTGATGCTTACTGAAAAATGCAGTGATATACTTCAAAATAAGCTACCACAAAAACTTGGTGATCCAGGTAGTTTTATAATTCCATGCACTTTGGGAGGAGTATATTTTGAAAGATCACTTTGTGATTCTGGAGCTTCAATTAACTTGATGCCATTTTCTATCTTTAGAAAATTAAATCTTGGTGAAATGAAAGACATAGGTGTTTCTCTTCAGTTTGCAGATCAAAGTACTAAGAAACCTAAGAGAATAATTGAAAATGTGCTTGTAAGAGTAGATAAGTTTGTTTTTCCTATAGATTTTATAATACTTGAAATGAAGAAATTTCCTGATGAACCAATTATTTTGGGTAGACCATTTCTTGCAACAG GAGATGAGACATCATCTCCGTGTTTTTTAATTGACATGATTAATTATCTTACATATGAATTCAAAGATGATCAATTAATTCTAGACTCAATGGAAAGATGTTTGTCCAAATCTGGCACCATACAAGACGATGATCCTATCATCAGAAGAGAAGCCGAAATACTAGAAAACAATTCTGAAGATGTGGTGCAACCAGAACAAGTTCAACCAAAAATTGAACTCAAAGTTCTCCCATCTCATTTAAAATATGTTTATCTTGAAGAAGAATTATTTCCAGTAATTATTTCATTTTCTCTTACTGCAGGACAAGAAGAAAAACTGATTGAAGTGCTAAAAGCACATAAAGGAGCCTTGGGGGTGGACTATAGAAGATATCAAAGGGATTAA